The following proteins are encoded in a genomic region of Arachis stenosperma cultivar V10309 chromosome 4, arast.V10309.gnm1.PFL2, whole genome shotgun sequence:
- the LOC130974801 gene encoding uncharacterized protein LOC130974801, which produces MRRDQRSPKQDPILSSQYVVCEGRYNCRFEALDRTFRNLMSVTDQHKTHQPFGGKIVVLGGDFRQILPVISKGSRYDILASAINSSHLWTFCKVLKLHTNMKLLMSSSDQDEGEMKIFANWILDVGNGNIGSVVGDESEVEILDDLLITTTDDPLSHLVDFAYPNLLQNMSDYRYFQSRAILAPTLKSVEKVNNFVLTIFPRMKKEYLSFDTICQADENEDVKQEWFTQEFLNDIKCLRLSNHKLTLKAGVAVMLLRNIDQTSGLCNGTRLIVNKLGSNVIGATVVTGRNIGDKVYIPRINLIPLDSGLPFKFQWRQFSLTVYFAMTINMSQGQSLSHVRLYLPKSVFTHGQLYVALSRVKSRSGLRVLILNEDGNPKSSTTNVVIFINGRPWRNGWFGRVYTGFLKYFVLRFRLLHDALVRHRRHLRLLLVVSFPPPPDAPSRAARSPVTASRSAKKPPRWPRRLRVPIKLVNNVADLADGRFKIPTKNVTKFIDIPITHSFS; this is translated from the exons ATGAGGAGAGATCAGAGAAGTCCAAAACAGGATCCAATTTTGAGTTCTCAATATGTTGTATGCGAGGGAAGGTACAACTGCCGTTTTGAAGCACTTGATCGGACGTTCAGGAATCTTATGTCAGTTACCGATCAACATAAGACACATCAACCATTTGGTGGTAAGATTGTTGTTCTAGGAGGTGATTTCAGACAGATACTTCCGGTGATTTCGAAAGGAAGTAGATACGATATATTAGCATCCGCTATTAACTCATCCCATCTGTGGACATTTTGTAAGGTTCTGAAACTGCATACGAATATGAAGCTTTTAATGTCTTCTTCGGATCAAGATGAAGGTGAAATGAAGATATTTGCTAATTGGATACTTGATGTTGGAAATGGAAATATTGGCTCTGTTGTTGGTGATGAATCAGAAGTTGAAATTCTAGATGATCTATTGATTACAACTACTGATGATCCTCTCTCTCATTTGGTAGACTTTGCATATCCAAATTTGTTGCAAAACATGTCAGATTACAGGTATTTTCAGAGTAGAGCAATTCTTGCACCCACACTTAAGAGTGTCGAGAAGGTAAACAATTTTGTCTTGACAATCTTTCCAAGGATGAAAAAAGAGTATTTGAGCTTTGACACAATATGTCAAGCTGATGAGAATGAAGATGTAAAACAAGAATGGTTTACACAAGAGTTTCTAAATGACATCAAATGTTTGAGACTATCCAATCACAAGTTGACTTTGAAGGCAGGAGTCGCTGTAATGCTATTGCGAAACATAGACCAGACTTCAGGTTTATGCAACGGTACACGATTAATAGTTAACAAACTTGGCAGCAACGTAATTGGAGCGACGGTAGTGACTGGTAGAAATATTGGAGATAAAGTGTACATTCCAAGAATAAACTTGATCCCTTTAGATTCAGGATTGCCATTTAAGTTTCAATGGAGACAATTTTCATTAACAGTATACTTTGCAATGACCATTAACATGAGTCAGGGTCAATCATTATCACATGTACGGCTTTATTTGCCAAAATCAGTGTTCACCCATGGACAACTTTATGTTGCTTTGTCAAGAGTTAAGAGTCGCAGTGGCCTCAGGGTTTTAATTCTAAACGAAGACGGCAATCCAAAGTCATCAACAACAAATGTCGT TATATTTATTAACGGTCGACCGTGGCGCAATGGCTGGTTTGGTCGGGTGTACACCGGTTTTCTCAAG TACTTTGTCCTCCGTTTTCGACTTCTTCATGACGCCTTGGTTCGTCACCGCCGCCACCTTCGTCTTCTACTCGTTGTAAGCTTTCCACCGCCGCCGGACGCACCCTCACGCGCCGCTAGAAGTCCAGTCACCGCTTCAA GATCAGCTAAGAAGCCACCAAGGTGGCCAAGAAGGTTGAGAGTTCCCATTAAATTGGTAAATAATGTAGCAGATTTAGCTGATGGAAGATTCAAAATTCCAACCAAGAATGTGACCAAGTTCATAGATATTCCCATAACACATTCTTTCAGCTAG